The following proteins are encoded in a genomic region of Callospermophilus lateralis isolate mCalLat2 unplaced genomic scaffold, mCalLat2.hap1 Scaffold_2916, whole genome shotgun sequence:
- the LOC143386529 gene encoding LOW QUALITY PROTEIN: myelin expression factor 2-like (The sequence of the model RefSeq protein was modified relative to this genomic sequence to represent the inferred CDS: inserted 1 base in 1 codon), producing the protein MADADKPEVVXAAGDDSPQQLPAESQGESRGESLPPEPEKQPPQHSSSSNGVKMENDESVKEEKSDLKEKSSGNKKANRFHPYSKDKHLGTGEKKGPNRNRVFISNIPYDMKCQAIKDLMREKVGEVTYVELFKNAEGKSRGCGVVEFKDEEFVKKALETMNKYDLSGRPLNIKEDPDGENARRALQRTGGSFPGGHVPDMGSGLMNLPPSILNNPNIPPEVISNLQAGRLGSTIFVANLDFKVVWKKLKEVFSIAGTAKRADIKEDKDGKSRGMGTVTFEQAIEEVQAISMFNGQFLFDRPMHVKMDDKSVPHEDYRSHGSKTPQLPRGLGGIGMGLGPGGQPISASQLNIGGVMGNLGPSGIGFGGLEAMNSMGGFGGVGRMGELYRGAMTSSMERDFGRGDIGINRGFGDSFGRLGSAMIGGFAGRIGASNMGPVGSGISGGMGGMNSVTGGMGMGLDRMSSSFDRMGPGIGAILERSIDMDREIDVRLDRNA; encoded by the exons ATGGCGGACGCTGACAAGCCCGAGGTGG TGGCCGCTGGCGACGACAGCCCTCAGCAGCTGCCCGCAGAGTCTCAGGGTGAATCGCGGGGAGAATCGCTCCCCCCGGAGCCGGAGAAGCAGCCTCCGCAGCACAGCAGTAGCTCCAATGGCGTTAAAAT ggaGAATGATGAATCAGTGAAAGAAGAAAAATCTGACTTAAAAGAAAAATCTTCAGGAAATAAGAAGGCCAATAGATTTCATCCTTATTCAAAAGACAAGCATTTGGGCACTGGAGAAAAGAAGGGTCCAAATCGTAACAGAGTTTTCATTAGCAACATCCCGTATGATATGAAATGCCAAGCTATTAAAGATCTAATGAGAGAAAAAGTTGGTGAGGTTACATACGTGGAGCTCTTTAAGAATGCGGAAGGAAAATCAAGGGGTTGTGGTGTTGTTGAATTCAAAGATGAAGAATTTGTAAAGAAAGCACTAGAAACTATGAACAAATATGATCTTAGTGGAAGACCCCTTAATATTAAAGAGGATCCTGACGGAGAAAATGCTCGTAGGGCATTGCAACGAACAGGAGGATCATTTCCAGGAGGACATGTCCCTGATATGGGATCGGGGTTGATGAATTTACCACCTTCCATTCTCAATAATCCAAACATTCCTCCTGAGGTTATCAGTAATTTGCAGGCTGGTAGACTTGGTTCTACAATTTTTGTTGCTAATCTTGACTTCAAAGTTGTTTGGAAGAAGCTAAAGGAAGTGTTCAGCATAGCTGGAACTGCAAAGCGGGCAGATATTAAAGAAGACAAAGATGGAAAGAGCAGAGGAATGGGCACTGTCACTTTTGAGCAAGCAATTGAAGAAGTTCAAGCAATTTCTATGTTCAATGGGcagtttttatttgatagacctaTGCATGTGAAAATGGATGACAAGTCTGTCCCTCATGAAGACTACCGTTCACATGGTAGTAAAACACCACAATTACCACGTGGTCTTGGAGGCATTGGAATGGGACTTGGTCCAGGTGGACAGCCTATTAGTGCTAGCCAATTGAACATAGGTGGTGTAATGGGAAATTTAGGTCCAAGTGGAATTGGGTTTGGTGGTCTGGAAGCAATGAATAGCATGGGAGGATTTGGTGGAGTTGGCCGAATGGGAGAGCTATACCGTGGGGCGATGACTAGTAGCATGGAGCGAGATTTTGGACGTGGTGATATTGGAATAAATCGAGGCTTTGGAGATTCCTTTGGTAGACTTGGCAGTGCAATGATTGGAGGGTTTGCAGGAAGAATAGGAGCTTCTAACATGGGTCCAGTAGGATCTGGAATAAGTGGTGGAATGGGTGGCATGAACAGTGTGACTGGAGGAATGGGGATGGGACTAGACCGCATGAGTTCCAGCTTTGATAGAATGGGACCAGGTATAGGAGCTATACTGGAAAGGAGCATCGATATGGATCGAGAAATTGATGTTCGCTTGGATCGTAATGCATAA